The proteins below come from a single Trachemys scripta elegans isolate TJP31775 chromosome 16, CAS_Tse_1.0, whole genome shotgun sequence genomic window:
- the LOC117888902 gene encoding translation initiation factor IF-2-like, with protein MQTGGQASFSWVCCQVGCGRGRSKSYPGFTHCVPPSIPCSRCSPGALSREEWNTRAVNLSVLDSLQASPSALLLRPGSCSASPAGPCRARAPHSPTSSSALPGGRGCRALLSLGGQSSRRPAPPASPSSCGPGLPSAGRAPSPAAPRASTLVPAPAQALRPTGGWGEPSTQLRQRQRHGYTPWQLKQRRPNLHTPYPAGTGATAPKHPSRSFLSALPQHNRPDPLDPQGEWSQAALFPPVTRPAALSSACWPRTTEPGSGALQWMSGQVSTSNHWLTPSQEHPGQAPGALLRAQKACPIAERCIRIGKGAKKGHKNRQGMEQLLYEQR; from the coding sequence ATGCAAACAGGGGGCCAGGCTAGCTTTTCCTGGGTGTGCTGccaggtggggtgtgggaggggcaggtCCAAGTCCTATCCTGGGTTCACCCACTGCGTCCCCCCCTCCATTCCCTGCTCCCGCTGCTCCCCGGGCGCACTGAGCAGAGAGGAGTGGAACACCAGAGCTGTCAATCTGTCTGTGCTTGACTCCCTGCAAGCCTCCCCCTCCGCCCTCCTGCTTCGTCCCGGGAGCTGTAGTGCATCCCCCGCGGGGCCATGTAGGGCCAGGGCTCCCCATTCCCCAacctccagctctgccctgccagggGGACGGGGGTGCAGGGCTTTGCTCAGCCTGGGCGGCCAGAGCAGCAGACGTCCAGCCCCTCCCGCTTCACCCTCCTCCTGTGGCCCAGGCCTGCCATCTGCAGGCAGGGCACCGAGCCCAGCAGCACCCAGGGCTTCCACGCTTGTAccagcccctgcccaggccctgcgccccactgggggatggggagaaccCTCCACACAGCTCAGACAGCGACAGAGACATGGATACACACCCTGGCAGCTCAAACAAAGGAGGCCGAACCTCCATACCCCATACCCAGCTGGCACAGGGGCAACGGCTCCCAAACACCCCTCGCGCTCtttcctctctgccctcccccagcataACCGCCCTGACCCCCTCGATCCCCAGGGCGAATGGAGCCAAGCTGCCCTGTTTCCCCCAGTAACCCGCCCTGCTGCCCTCTCCAGCGCCTGCTGGCCCCGTACCACAGAGCCAGGGTCTGGTGCTCTGCAATGGATGTCAGGGCAGGTCTCCACCTCGAACCACTggctcaccccctcccaggaaCACCCAGGCCAAGCACCTGGAGCCCTTCTCCGTGCCCAGAAGGCCTGTCCCATCGCAGAACGATGCATTAGGATTGGAAAAGGTGCAAAGAAGGGCCACAAAAACCGtcaggggatggaacagcttctctACGAGCAGAGATAA